Proteins found in one Haloferax litoreum genomic segment:
- the pstB gene encoding phosphate ABC transporter ATP-binding protein PstB, translated as MTGTEDPTNDEMLVQTDVSDGLSASSSSVSETTNAETIIRADDINVWYGDEQALQNISMEIPENSVTAMIGPSGCGKSTFLRCINRMNDLIDVARVEGELTLRGKNVYDADVDPVALRRRVGMVFQKPNPFPKSIYENVVYGLKIQGIEGDYDEIVEESLKRAALWDEVKDRLHESGLDLSGGQQQRLCIARAIATDPEVLLMDEPASALDPVATSQIEDLVEELAEDYTVVIVTHNMQQAARISDKTAVFLTGGELVEFDDTQKIFENPESQRVEDYITGKFG; from the coding sequence ATGACCGGGACAGAGGACCCGACGAACGACGAGATGCTCGTCCAGACTGACGTTAGCGATGGCCTGTCGGCGTCGTCGTCGTCGGTGTCGGAGACGACGAACGCGGAGACGATTATCCGCGCAGACGACATCAACGTCTGGTACGGTGACGAACAGGCACTCCAGAACATCTCGATGGAGATTCCCGAAAACAGCGTGACCGCGATGATTGGTCCGTCGGGATGTGGGAAGTCGACGTTCCTTCGGTGTATCAACCGGATGAACGACCTCATCGACGTGGCACGCGTCGAAGGGGAACTGACGCTCCGCGGCAAGAACGTCTACGACGCCGACGTGGACCCGGTCGCACTCCGCCGTCGTGTTGGGATGGTCTTCCAGAAGCCCAACCCGTTCCCGAAGAGCATCTACGAGAACGTCGTCTACGGGCTGAAGATTCAGGGTATCGAAGGCGACTACGACGAAATCGTCGAAGAGTCGCTCAAGCGCGCCGCACTCTGGGACGAGGTCAAAGACCGTCTTCACGAGTCGGGTCTCGACCTCTCCGGCGGCCAACAACAGCGTCTCTGTATCGCCCGCGCTATCGCGACGGACCCGGAAGTCCTCCTGATGGACGAACCGGCGTCCGCGCTCGACCCGGTCGCAACCTCGCAAATCGAAGACCTCGTCGAGGAACTCGCCGAGGACTACACTGTCGTCATCGTCACGCACAACATGCAGCAGGCCGCGCGTATCTCGGACAAGACCGCCGTGTTCCTCACGGGCGGTGAACTCGTCGAGTTCGACGACACCCAGAAGATATTCGAGAACCCCGAGAGTCAGCGCGTCGAAGACTACATCACCGGGAAGTTCGGGTAA
- the phoU gene encoding phosphate signaling complex protein PhoU: MARNEYQSRLKELEEDVSYLGELAAERVRHALDALDEKDEELAQRVIEGDGEINRLYLDLEQDCIDLLALQQPVAGDLRFVAASFKIITDLERIGDLAVNLAQYALDAEQDVYTEVDIQRIGDAALDMVDQAMDAYSTEDSDLCRSVASRDDDLDTMCDEASQTIVRDLITGGDFEGDDELDAEESLVDVRRLLLTVRDLERIGDHAVNVAARTLYMIDNDDELLF; encoded by the coding sequence ATGGCTAGAAACGAGTACCAATCTCGACTCAAGGAACTCGAAGAAGACGTCTCTTACCTCGGTGAGTTGGCGGCAGAACGCGTCCGACACGCACTCGACGCCCTCGACGAGAAAGACGAAGAACTCGCCCAGCGAGTCATCGAAGGCGACGGCGAGATAAACCGCCTCTACCTCGACCTCGAACAGGACTGTATCGACCTGCTCGCCCTCCAGCAACCGGTCGCAGGCGACCTCCGATTCGTCGCCGCATCGTTCAAAATCATCACCGACCTCGAACGCATCGGCGACCTCGCGGTGAACCTCGCACAGTACGCCCTTGACGCCGAACAGGACGTGTACACCGAAGTCGACATCCAGCGAATCGGTGACGCCGCCCTCGACATGGTCGACCAGGCGATGGACGCCTATTCGACCGAAGACTCCGACCTCTGTCGCTCTGTCGCCTCCCGTGACGACGACCTCGACACGATGTGTGACGAGGCATCCCAGACTATCGTGCGGGACCTCATCACCGGCGGCGACTTCGAAGGCGACGACGAACTCGACGCCGAGGAGTCTCTCGTCGACGTGCGCCGTCTCCTCCTCACCGTCCGTGACCTCGAACGTATCGGCGACCACGCCGTCAACGTGGCGGCGCGGACGCTCTACATGATCGACAACGACGACGAACTGCTCTTCTAA
- a CDS encoding CDC48 family AAA ATPase, with the protein MNEVQLEVAKAYPNDSGRGIARLDPDTLLHLKLSPGDIIEIEGGKTTAAKVWRADRQDWNTDTVRIDGFTRQNADVSIGERVTIRKADAKKADKLVLAPPEEASVQFGSDAAGMVKRQILKRPVVERDIVPVMSSTNHPFMRSPGQAIPLIAVETKPDGVALVTEDTDVELREEPISGFEKTGGGITYEDIGGLTNEIQRVREMVELPMKHPQIFKKLGIEPPQGVLLHGPPGTGKTLLARAVANETSASFFSIAGPEIISKYYGESEQQLREIFEDAKEESPSIIFIDELDSIAPKREDVTGEVERRVVAQLLTMMDGLEARGQVIVIAATNRVDSVDPALRRPGRFDREIEIGVPDEEGRKEILQIHTRGMPLSDDVNLDDLADDTHGFVGADIEALTKEAAMKALRRYLPEIDLDQEDIPPSLIDRMVVKNDDFGGALGEVEPSAMREVLVEIPKVTWDDVGGLEDPKQKVKESVEWPLTTPEKFERMGIEAPKGVLLYGPPGTGKTLIAKAVANETNANFISVRGPQLLSKWVGESEKAIRQTFRKARQVSPTIIFFDELDALAPARGNDVGNNVSERVVNQLLTELDGLEDAGNVMVIAATNRPDMIDPALIRSGRFDRLVLIGQPEEKGREQILDIHTQASPLAPDVSLREIAEITDGYVGSDLESICREAAIEALRENSDAEEIEMRHFRKAMESVRPTITEDLMSYYEQIQDQFKGGAREGLSPDTRDGRLGFQ; encoded by the coding sequence ATGAACGAAGTCCAACTTGAAGTGGCGAAAGCGTACCCGAACGACTCGGGGCGTGGTATCGCCCGTCTTGACCCGGACACCTTGCTCCATCTCAAGCTCTCGCCGGGAGACATCATCGAGATAGAGGGAGGAAAGACGACCGCCGCGAAGGTGTGGCGGGCAGACCGGCAGGACTGGAACACTGATACGGTTCGCATAGACGGGTTCACGCGGCAGAACGCCGACGTGAGCATCGGCGAGCGCGTGACCATCCGCAAAGCGGATGCCAAGAAGGCCGACAAACTCGTGTTGGCACCGCCGGAAGAGGCGAGTGTCCAATTCGGGTCCGACGCGGCCGGGATGGTCAAGCGCCAGATTCTCAAGCGTCCGGTGGTCGAACGCGACATCGTCCCGGTGATGTCGAGTACGAACCACCCATTCATGCGGTCGCCCGGACAGGCGATTCCGCTCATCGCCGTCGAGACGAAACCCGACGGCGTCGCGCTCGTCACCGAAGACACCGACGTCGAACTCCGTGAGGAACCAATCTCCGGATTCGAGAAGACCGGTGGTGGCATCACCTACGAGGACATCGGTGGCCTGACCAACGAGATTCAGCGCGTCCGCGAGATGGTCGAACTGCCGATGAAGCACCCGCAGATATTCAAGAAACTCGGCATCGAGCCGCCGCAAGGGGTGCTTCTGCACGGTCCGCCGGGGACGGGGAAGACCCTGCTCGCCCGTGCGGTGGCCAACGAGACGTCTGCCAGTTTCTTCTCTATCGCTGGCCCGGAGATTATCTCGAAATACTACGGTGAGTCCGAACAGCAACTCCGCGAGATATTCGAGGACGCCAAAGAGGAGTCGCCGAGTATCATCTTCATCGACGAACTCGACTCCATCGCGCCGAAGCGCGAGGACGTGACCGGCGAAGTCGAACGCCGCGTCGTCGCCCAGTTGCTGACGATGATGGACGGCCTCGAAGCGCGCGGACAGGTCATCGTCATCGCGGCGACGAACCGTGTCGACTCTGTCGACCCAGCACTGCGTCGCCCCGGCCGGTTCGACCGTGAAATCGAGATTGGTGTCCCCGACGAGGAAGGCCGCAAGGAGATTCTCCAAATTCACACCCGCGGCATGCCGCTGTCGGACGACGTGAACCTCGACGACTTGGCAGACGACACCCACGGGTTCGTCGGTGCCGACATCGAGGCACTCACCAAAGAGGCAGCGATGAAGGCGCTGCGGCGCTACCTGCCCGAAATCGACCTCGACCAGGAGGACATCCCACCGAGCCTCATCGACCGGATGGTGGTCAAGAACGACGACTTCGGCGGTGCACTCGGCGAGGTCGAACCCTCGGCGATGCGCGAAGTGCTCGTCGAGATTCCGAAGGTCACGTGGGACGACGTGGGCGGCCTCGAAGACCCCAAGCAGAAGGTCAAAGAGAGCGTCGAGTGGCCGTTGACCACCCCCGAGAAGTTCGAGCGCATGGGCATCGAGGCACCGAAAGGTGTCCTCCTCTACGGCCCACCCGGAACGGGGAAGACGCTCATCGCCAAGGCCGTCGCCAACGAGACGAACGCGAACTTCATCTCGGTGCGTGGGCCGCAACTGCTGTCGAAGTGGGTCGGTGAGTCGGAGAAGGCGATTCGGCAGACGTTCCGCAAGGCGCGGCAGGTCTCGCCGACCATCATCTTCTTCGACGAGTTGGACGCCCTCGCGCCCGCCCGCGGCAACGACGTCGGCAACAACGTCTCCGAGCGCGTCGTCAACCAACTCCTGACGGAGTTAGACGGCCTCGAAGACGCCGGGAACGTCATGGTCATCGCGGCGACGAACCGCCCGGACATGATAGACCCCGCGCTCATCCGCTCGGGTCGCTTCGACCGCCTCGTCCTCATCGGACAACCCGAAGAGAAGGGCCGCGAGCAGATTCTCGACATCCACACGCAGGCCAGTCCGCTCGCGCCCGACGTGAGCCTCCGCGAAATCGCGGAGATTACCGACGGCTACGTCGGGTCTGACCTCGAGTCCATCTGCCGCGAGGCCGCCATCGAGGCACTCCGGGAGAACAGCGACGCCGAGGAAATCGAGATGCGCCACTTCCGCAAGGCGATGGAGTCGGTCCGCCCGACCATCACCGAAGACCTGATGAGCTACTACGAACAGATTCAAGACCAGTTCAAGGGTGGTGCTCGCGAGGGTCTCTCACCCGACACCCGCGACGGCCGTCTCGGCTTCCAGTAA
- the larC gene encoding nickel pincer cofactor biosynthesis protein LarC: MRLLAFDGRMGASGDMLLGALVAAGADPSVLTPVEDALDVEYRRSEVNKNGIVATKVDVLLAETDGGDPRGEGHDDDHKQSPDDQHTGDDEDDSDDETPAHRLRGDFALGHGHGHGDHSHGHDHSHAHDHSHDHNHPHDHNHPHDHSHAHDHTHAEGHGPHRTYPEVVELVESMDLPSNVEDDATAIFRILGEAEATVHGTDLKETHFHEVGADDAIADVVGTCLLLSDLGVERVVTGPVSVGGGETTMSHGTYPIPAPAVLNVVEQADWSIRGGPVEAELLTPTGAAILAHVAEGVETLPSLSVESSGYGAGGWDFPDHPNVLRAIVGDGGSRLARDEISVLETNLDDASPEILGSLQETLKDVGARDVSIIPTTMKKSRPGHLVKAVVKPEDVERVAYKLAVETGTLGIREHGAGHRWTAHREFETATLDIGGNSYDVTVKVASDADGVVYDRSAEYDDALAVAKETGLAVREVMRRAVDVAATDE; encoded by the coding sequence ATGAGACTCCTCGCGTTCGACGGGCGGATGGGTGCGAGCGGCGACATGCTCCTCGGAGCGCTCGTCGCCGCCGGTGCCGACCCGTCTGTTCTCACCCCCGTCGAAGATGCCCTCGACGTCGAGTACCGACGCTCCGAGGTGAACAAGAACGGCATCGTCGCCACCAAAGTAGACGTGCTCCTCGCGGAGACGGACGGCGGTGACCCGCGCGGCGAAGGCCACGACGACGACCACAAACAATCTCCCGACGACCAGCACACGGGCGACGACGAAGACGACAGTGACGACGAGACACCAGCGCACCGACTGCGCGGGGACTTCGCTCTCGGCCACGGTCACGGCCACGGAGACCACAGTCACGGCCATGACCACTCTCACGCACACGACCACAGTCACGACCACAATCATCCACACGACCACAATCATCCACACGACCACTCCCACGCACACGACCACACCCACGCTGAGGGCCACGGTCCACACCGAACGTACCCGGAAGTCGTCGAACTCGTCGAGTCGATGGACCTCCCGTCGAACGTCGAAGACGACGCGACGGCCATCTTTCGCATCCTCGGCGAAGCGGAGGCCACCGTCCACGGCACGGACCTCAAAGAGACACACTTCCACGAAGTCGGCGCCGACGACGCCATCGCCGACGTGGTCGGAACGTGCCTCCTTCTTTCGGACCTCGGGGTCGAACGCGTCGTAACCGGTCCGGTCTCCGTCGGCGGTGGCGAGACCACGATGAGTCACGGCACCTACCCGATTCCGGCACCAGCAGTCCTCAACGTGGTCGAACAGGCCGATTGGTCCATCCGCGGCGGCCCCGTCGAAGCCGAACTCCTCACCCCGACGGGCGCGGCGATTCTCGCGCACGTCGCCGAGGGAGTCGAGACGCTTCCGTCGCTGTCTGTCGAGTCTTCGGGCTACGGTGCCGGGGGATGGGATTTCCCAGACCACCCGAACGTCCTTCGGGCCATCGTCGGCGACGGTGGGTCACGACTCGCCCGCGACGAGATATCCGTGTTGGAGACCAATCTGGACGACGCGTCCCCCGAGATTCTCGGCAGTCTGCAGGAGACGCTGAAAGACGTCGGCGCACGCGACGTCTCCATCATCCCGACGACGATGAAGAAGTCCCGCCCCGGCCACCTCGTCAAAGCCGTCGTCAAGCCCGAAGACGTCGAACGCGTGGCATACAAGCTTGCCGTCGAAACCGGAACGCTCGGCATCAGAGAACACGGTGCTGGCCACCGCTGGACCGCCCACCGCGAGTTCGAGACGGCGACACTCGACATCGGCGGCAACTCCTACGACGTGACGGTCAAAGTCGCCAGCGACGCCGACGGCGTCGTCTACGACCGGAGCGCCGAGTACGACGACGCCCTCGCTGTCGCGAAGGAGACGGGTCTCGCAGTCAGAGAAGTCATGCGTCGAGCGGTGGACGTAGCCGCGACAGACGAGTGA
- a CDS encoding VOC family protein: protein MDPRITVVTLGVSDLDASIQFYRDGLGLPLRDREPDSDIAFFTLEGSWLALYPRELLAEDATVPDEGSGGFSGVTIAHNVAEKSEVDAVLEEAKAAGGRVVKPAQEVFWGGYSGYFADPDGHLWEVAYPQLTDD, encoded by the coding sequence ATGGACCCTCGTATCACAGTCGTGACCCTCGGCGTCTCAGACCTCGACGCGTCGATTCAGTTCTACCGAGATGGCCTCGGACTGCCACTTCGGGACCGCGAACCGGACAGTGACATCGCCTTCTTCACGCTCGAAGGGTCGTGGCTGGCACTCTATCCGAGAGAGTTGCTGGCCGAAGACGCGACAGTTCCCGACGAGGGGAGTGGAGGGTTCTCGGGAGTCACGATTGCCCACAACGTCGCGGAGAAATCGGAGGTCGACGCAGTCCTCGAAGAAGCGAAGGCGGCCGGCGGGAGAGTCGTCAAGCCGGCCCAAGAAGTGTTCTGGGGCGGGTACTCTGGCTACTTCGCCGACCCGGACGGTCACCTGTGGGAAGTCGCGTACCCGCAACTCACCGACGACTGA
- a CDS encoding alpha/beta fold hydrolase, which yields MTSLSTNALDESISAAHTGAGWVDRSAYPFESKCLGLSAGAVHYVDEGPTDGGAATLLMLHGNPTWSFLYRHLVRGLRDDYRCVALDYLGFGLSERPSDFSYRPEDHAAVVEEFIDELGLEDVVLVVQDWGGPIGLSYALDHPENLAGVVVMNTWMWPVTDDPHFARFSRLLGGRIGRELCERYDLFTRVVMPMGFADRSKFTKGAREQYWMANQGDRTGTGVFPQAIVGSQAWLSSLWERRTHIADIPVRLIWGMDDGAFRQAELRTFEGLFEDSSTVRLYGVGHYVQEEFGSDLVPLVRDFLDEL from the coding sequence ATGACCTCTCTCAGCACGAACGCACTCGACGAGTCCATCTCGGCGGCCCACACGGGGGCCGGGTGGGTCGACCGCTCGGCGTATCCGTTCGAATCGAAGTGCCTCGGTCTCTCTGCCGGTGCGGTTCACTACGTCGACGAAGGGCCGACAGACGGTGGTGCGGCGACGCTCCTGATGCTCCACGGGAACCCGACGTGGTCGTTCCTCTACCGACACCTCGTTCGTGGCCTGCGCGACGACTATCGCTGTGTCGCGCTCGATTACCTCGGGTTCGGTCTCTCGGAGCGTCCGTCAGACTTCTCCTACCGGCCGGAGGACCACGCCGCTGTCGTCGAGGAGTTCATCGACGAACTCGGCCTCGAAGACGTGGTTCTCGTCGTGCAAGACTGGGGCGGACCAATCGGTCTCTCGTACGCTCTCGACCACCCCGAGAACCTCGCCGGCGTCGTCGTGATGAACACGTGGATGTGGCCGGTGACCGACGACCCGCACTTCGCGCGGTTCTCACGACTCCTCGGTGGTCGAATCGGCCGCGAACTCTGCGAGCGCTACGACCTGTTCACCCGCGTCGTGATGCCGATGGGGTTCGCCGACCGCTCGAAGTTCACGAAGGGCGCGCGCGAGCAGTACTGGATGGCGAATCAGGGCGACCGAACCGGAACCGGCGTCTTCCCACAGGCCATCGTCGGGTCACAGGCGTGGCTCTCGTCGCTCTGGGAGCGTCGCACCCACATCGCAGACATCCCCGTGCGCCTCATCTGGGGGATGGACGACGGGGCGTTCCGACAGGCGGAACTTCGGACGTTCGAAGGCTTGTTCGAAGACTCCTCGACGGTTCGACTCTACGGCGTCGGCCACTACGTCCAAGAGGAGTTCGGGTCGGACCTCGTTCCCCTCGTTCGAGACTTCCTCGACGAGTTGTGA
- the radB gene encoding DNA repair and recombination protein RadB, which produces MTEPVSTGCASLDDLLDGGFERGTVTQVYGPPAAGKTNVALSAAVNVAAAGGTVVYIDTEGLSVDRFQQLAEAAAPADVETVTSRLMISEAYDFEDQEEAVRDAEEFVEQADLIVVDSATGFYRLERTAEGDGGESLRRVARQVTHLLSLARKHDLAVVLTNQVYSDPETDRTRALGGHTLEHWTGTVLRLDRFRGGNRRATLEKHRAKPAGETATFKITDRGLASTEF; this is translated from the coding sequence GTGACAGAGCCAGTCTCCACCGGATGTGCCTCGCTCGACGACCTGCTCGACGGTGGGTTCGAACGCGGCACCGTCACGCAAGTGTACGGACCACCGGCCGCAGGGAAGACGAACGTCGCTCTCTCGGCGGCCGTCAACGTCGCCGCCGCGGGCGGGACCGTCGTCTACATCGACACCGAGGGGTTGTCCGTAGATCGCTTCCAGCAACTCGCCGAAGCGGCCGCCCCCGCCGACGTGGAGACTGTGACTTCGCGATTGATGATCAGCGAGGCGTACGACTTCGAAGACCAGGAAGAGGCCGTCCGCGACGCCGAAGAGTTCGTCGAACAGGCGGACCTCATCGTCGTCGACTCCGCGACGGGTTTCTATCGACTCGAACGGACGGCCGAGGGCGACGGTGGTGAATCGCTCCGACGCGTCGCGCGACAGGTGACGCACCTCCTCTCACTCGCACGAAAACACGACTTGGCCGTCGTCTTGACGAATCAGGTGTACTCCGACCCCGAAACCGACCGAACACGGGCCCTCGGTGGCCACACGCTCGAACATTGGACTGGGACCGTGCTTCGTCTCGACCGCTTCCGCGGCGGGAACCGACGAGCGACGCTGGAAAAACACCGAGCCAAACCGGCTGGTGAGACGGCGACGTTCAAGATTACGGACCGCGGCCTCGCCAGCACCGAGTTCTAA
- a CDS encoding CBS domain-containing protein encodes MDIADIATPDFIEVDVNERLGKVRSIFERENPKGIIVVEDGDYAGVIGEKQLINSHVEDNTKAAALTKAVPKIDRHEDVREVARMLVEGDTKVAPVYEGAQQYGIITQNGILEAVLENLDALTVEQIYTNDVVTIGERDHLGQAINRLREHGISRLPVIGGDGRLAGVLTTYDLVEFMVRDEGRQGKQDRRGDTDRMLDLPVYDLMTSPALTATPGESVRDAVARMLENDIAGLIVTPEDDDGEVLGVLTKTDVLRALTFTEEEHMDVQVTNIGLLETLDRTDIVSAITEVADKYQRMNVHHAHVRFHEHKEKLRGTPLIQCQIRLRTSHGQLAGSGEGYGSEHAFHVALDKLERNVLEVKGFEADERYRGQLLRKLNEL; translated from the coding sequence ATGGATATTGCTGATATCGCCACTCCTGATTTCATCGAGGTCGACGTTAACGAGCGATTAGGCAAAGTCCGCTCTATCTTCGAGCGGGAAAACCCTAAGGGCATCATCGTCGTGGAAGACGGCGACTACGCGGGTGTCATCGGTGAGAAGCAACTCATCAACTCGCACGTCGAAGACAACACGAAAGCCGCTGCGCTGACGAAAGCGGTCCCGAAAATAGACCGACACGAGGACGTGCGCGAAGTCGCACGCATGCTCGTCGAGGGAGACACCAAAGTCGCCCCCGTCTACGAGGGCGCACAGCAGTACGGCATCATCACGCAGAACGGCATCCTCGAAGCCGTTCTCGAGAATCTCGACGCGCTGACCGTCGAGCAAATCTACACCAACGACGTGGTCACCATCGGCGAACGTGACCACCTCGGACAGGCCATCAACCGACTCCGCGAACACGGCATCTCGCGTCTCCCGGTCATCGGCGGTGACGGACGACTCGCCGGCGTGCTGACCACCTACGACCTCGTTGAGTTCATGGTTCGCGACGAAGGGCGACAGGGGAAGCAAGACCGTCGCGGTGACACCGACCGGATGCTCGACCTACCGGTCTACGACCTGATGACGAGTCCCGCGCTCACCGCGACGCCCGGAGAGAGCGTCCGTGACGCAGTCGCTCGGATGCTCGAAAACGACATCGCAGGTCTCATCGTCACCCCTGAAGACGACGACGGCGAAGTCCTCGGCGTGCTGACCAAGACCGACGTGCTCCGCGCACTCACGTTCACCGAAGAAGAACACATGGACGTGCAGGTCACGAACATCGGCCTGCTGGAGACGCTCGACCGCACCGACATCGTCTCGGCCATCACCGAGGTGGCGGACAAGTACCAGCGGATGAACGTCCACCACGCCCACGTTCGCTTCCACGAACACAAAGAGAAACTCCGCGGTACGCCCCTCATCCAGTGCCAGATTCGCCTCCGCACCAGCCACGGACAACTGGCCGGCAGTGGCGAGGGCTACGGCTCTGAACACGCGTTCCACGTCGCACTGGACAAACTCGAACGCAACGTCCTCGAAGTGAAAGGCTTCGAAGCGGACGAGCGCTACCGCGGCCAACTGCTGCGCAAACTGAACGAACTGTAA
- a CDS encoding type II/IV secretion system ATPase subunit: MATPDKNTQTDRHEGEESYRADGSGRTELVPTTGPDAMAARAMELPVPAAARIEYGPEDIGSEAEHSDTEERETPETLREVVLREVKAFFADIDDKTAFAPTPSDEFIEENFFDFSFLEGVEDVEHYWVNKPFAFVSILYDHDQREHRYHVSEPILDPFETFVRDDLTKILRNSLLYRDLDHDGDREDVFDGEAREIISEHAATVEDGSLWKLFYFLLRDFIHFGRIDPVMRDPGIEDISCDGDGVPVYIFHGVYRDMPTNVVFDDGDLSSYTIRLAQRAGKQVTVSDPLVDASLPDGSRVQLTLGSDVATRGSNFTIRKFADEPLSPVDLVRWNTFSVEQMAYFWLAIENNRSLIFAGGTGSGKTTSMNAVSFFVPGHAKVVSIEDTREITLPHENWIQSVTRDTFTADGRGEVSMYALLQAALRQRPEYLLVGEIRTEERVALTFFHSIATGHTAYTTFHADSSEGVVHRMRNEPLGVPSQMLSDLDIISVQKQIHLDGDRTRRNIAVTEIVGVDHEGEVELRDVFKRNPTNDAHERVGESKILDEIAAERGWTQAELQYELDIRADVLRYIAAQGIDDYRAVSAMIRRFERDRESLLAHVYAETSLATVESDEDDDASDGGTAEPDAAEPLDDVELAAEAEEILSDLFDIEVGGPKDGDATGDDESVDDDHAADDAVGDAASDDDAAEPPEADDTTTDHTSEEDADASADDDVSDETDSEDDDAR, translated from the coding sequence ATGGCGACTCCTGACAAGAACACCCAGACCGACCGCCACGAAGGCGAGGAATCGTACCGAGCAGATGGCTCGGGGCGCACCGAACTGGTCCCGACGACGGGTCCTGACGCGATGGCCGCGCGTGCGATGGAGCTTCCAGTCCCAGCAGCGGCCCGCATCGAGTACGGCCCCGAAGACATCGGTTCCGAGGCCGAACACTCCGACACAGAGGAGAGAGAGACGCCGGAGACGCTCCGCGAGGTGGTGCTCCGTGAGGTCAAAGCCTTCTTCGCCGACATCGACGACAAGACGGCGTTCGCGCCGACCCCGTCGGACGAATTCATCGAAGAGAACTTCTTCGACTTCTCGTTCCTCGAAGGGGTCGAAGACGTCGAACACTACTGGGTGAACAAGCCGTTCGCGTTCGTCTCGATTCTCTACGACCACGACCAGCGAGAACACAGATACCACGTGAGCGAACCCATCCTCGACCCCTTCGAGACGTTCGTCCGTGACGACCTGACGAAGATTCTCCGCAACAGCCTGCTGTACCGTGACCTCGACCACGACGGCGACCGCGAAGACGTGTTCGACGGTGAGGCTCGTGAGATAATCTCCGAACACGCCGCGACGGTCGAAGATGGTTCTCTCTGGAAGTTGTTCTACTTCTTGCTCCGCGACTTCATCCACTTCGGCCGTATCGACCCTGTGATGCGTGACCCCGGAATCGAGGACATCTCCTGCGACGGTGACGGCGTCCCGGTGTACATCTTCCACGGCGTCTACCGCGACATGCCGACGAACGTCGTCTTCGACGACGGCGACCTCTCGTCGTACACCATCCGCCTCGCGCAACGCGCGGGCAAGCAGGTGACCGTCTCCGACCCACTCGTCGACGCCAGCCTCCCGGATGGCTCTCGCGTGCAGTTGACGCTCGGGTCCGACGTGGCGACCCGCGGGTCGAACTTCACCATCCGGAAGTTCGCGGACGAACCCCTCTCGCCGGTCGACCTCGTTCGCTGGAACACCTTCAGCGTCGAGCAGATGGCGTACTTCTGGTTGGCTATCGAGAACAACCGCTCGCTCATCTTCGCGGGCGGGACGGGGTCCGGAAAGACCACCTCGATGAACGCGGTGTCGTTCTTCGTCCCCGGTCACGCGAAGGTCGTCTCCATCGAGGACACCCGCGAGATTACCCTGCCGCACGAGAACTGGATTCAGTCGGTCACGCGCGACACCTTCACGGCCGATGGCCGCGGTGAAGTCTCGATGTATGCGCTCTTGCAGGCCGCCCTGCGACAGCGTCCCGAGTACCTCCTCGTCGGTGAGATTCGGACGGAAGAGCGCGTCGCACTGACTTTCTTCCACTCGATTGCGACGGGACACACCGCGTACACGACGTTCCACGCGGACTCGTCGGAAGGGGTCGTCCACCGCATGCGCAACGAACCGCTCGGTGTGCCCTCGCAGATGCTGTCGGACCTCGACATCATCTCCGTCCAGAAGCAGATTCACCTCGACGGCGACCGGACGCGCCGCAACATCGCTGTCACCGAAATCGTCGGCGTCGACCACGAAGGCGAAGTCGAACTCCGCGACGTGTTCAAGCGAAACCCGACCAACGACGCGCACGAACGAGTCGGCGAGTCGAAGATTCTCGACGAAATCGCCGCAGAGCGCGGGTGGACTCAGGCCGAACTCCAGTACGAACTCGACATTCGTGCCGACGTGCTTCGCTACATCGCCGCACAGGGAATCGACGACTACCGCGCCGTGTCGGCGATGATTCGCCGGTTCGAACGTGACCGCGAGAGCCTCCTCGCCCACGTCTACGCGGAAACCTCGCTCGCGACCGTCGAATCTGACGAAGACGATGACGCTTCGGACGGTGGCACCGCCGAACCCGACGCTGCTGAACCGCTGGACGACGTCGAACTCGCCGCAGAAGCAGAGGAGATTCTCTCGGACCTGTTCGACATCGAAGTCGGCGGCCCCAAGGACGGGGACGCCACTGGAGACGACGAATCAGTCGACGACGACCACGCCGCTGACGACGCTGTCGGCGACGCGGCCAGCGACGATGACGCCGCCGAACCTCCCGAGGCAGACGACACGACGACCGACCACACGTCCGAGGAAGACGCCGACGCGTCTGCTGATGACGACGTGAGCGACGAGACCGATTCGGAGGACGACGATGCCCGCTGA